Part of the Streptomyces sp. WMMC500 genome is shown below.
CGGGCGGTGTCGCTGCGGCGGACGATGTCGAGTGCGATGCCGAGCTGTGTTGCACTCCAGTCGACGAGGTGGCCGGTGTAGCCGCCGTCGGCCCAGACCCGTGCCAGCCGCCCGAAGCGGTCCTGGGCCGCCGGCAGCAGAACGCGGGCGGCGTCCCGGTCGGTGGTCGACGCAGGCGTGACCAGCACCGCCAGCAGTAGCCCGAGCGTGTCGGTGAGCAGGTGCCGCTTGCGCCCGTTGACCTTCTTCCCGGCGTCGAAGCCGCGAGAGGTGAGAGCGACGGTGGCGTCCGCCTTCACCGACTGCGAGTCGATGACCCCCGCACTGGGCTCACGTTCACGTCCCTCGGCCTCGCGGGCAGCCTCACGCAGCCGGTCGTGCAACTCGGCCACGAGTCCCCCATCCCGCCAGCGGGCGAAGAAGGCGTAGACCCGAGGCCAGGGCGGGAAGTCCGACGGCATCGCCCGCCACTTGATGCCGTTGTCGACGAGGTAGCGGATCGCGTCGAGCATCTGTCGGTGACAGTAGCCCTCCGGCCGCCCGCCCCGGCCCGCCAGCCACCCGGGAACCGGCAGCAGATCCCGCACCAGAGCCCACTCGGCATCGCTCATGTCCGAGCCGTACCGCGGCCGGCGACCCGGCCGGTCGGCCGCATTCCCGAACCTGTGGGCGAGACAGTCACACCCAGGAGTGGACCAACTGGACCCGAC
Proteins encoded:
- a CDS encoding IS5 family transposase, which codes for MSDAEWALVRDLLPVPGWLAGRGGRPEGYCHRQMLDAIRYLVDNGIKWRAMPSDFPPWPRVYAFFARWRDGGLVAELHDRLREAAREAEGREREPSAGVIDSQSVKADATVALTSRGFDAGKKVNGRKRHLLTDTLGLLLAVLVTPASTTDRDAARVLLPAAQDRFGRLARVWADGGYTGHLVDWSATQLGIALDIVRRSDTARGFKALPRRWVVERSFAWCLRSRRLVRDYERRTDTSEAVILWSMSMLTSRRLAARHQGPAPMRAA